One Hordeum vulgare subsp. vulgare chromosome 4H, MorexV3_pseudomolecules_assembly, whole genome shotgun sequence DNA window includes the following coding sequences:
- the LOC123449446 gene encoding N-acetyltransferase 9-like protein, producing MEAPAEPAVAAAAAAEGGDDDGRGRKGSWYAVGERAVLVPYLREHVPRYHEWMQDPALLEATASEPLSLAQEFEVHRSWTLDPLKHTFIVLDKELIEGDFVVGNPHTEAMIGDVNIYMNDPDDLELAEIEIMIAEQKSRGKGLGQEVTLMMMSFAVEKYGIHTFRAKISDSNTASLKLFRKLGFKDASHSAVFKEVTLEAPAAELPLSSPLTIGSW from the exons ATGGAGGCGCCCGCCGAGCCGGCGGTGGCCGCGGCGGCTGCGGCCGAGGGCGGAGATGACGACGGGAGGGGGCGGAAGGGAAGCTGGTACGCGGTGGGGGAGCGCGCGGTGCTGGTGCCGTACCTGCGTGAGCACGTCCCGCGGTACCACGAGTGGATGCAGGACCCGGCGCTGCTGGAGGCCACCGCGTCGGAGCCGCTCTCCCTCGCCCAGGAGTTCGAGGTCCATCGCTCCTGGACCCTCGACCCTCTCA aaCACACTTTCATAGTGCTGGATAAGGAGTTGATCGAGGGAGACTTCGTGGTCGGGAACCCACACACCGAAG CTATGATTGGCGATGTCAACATCTATATGAATGACCCTGATGATTTGGAACTTGCGGAGATAGAGATTATGATAGCTGAACAAAAGAG CCGTGGAAAGGGACTAGGTCAAGAAGTGACCTTAATGATGATGTCGTTTGCAGTAGAGAAATACGGAATTCACACTTTCAGAGCAAAAATTAGTGACTCAAATACTGCATCGTTAAAGCTCTTCAGAAAATTG GGCTTCAAGGATGCTTCCCACAGTGCAGTTTTTAAGGAG GTGACATTGGAGGCGCCTGCAGCTGAACTCCCGTTGAGCTCTCCTCTGACCATAGGAAGCTGGTGA